A segment of the Triticum urartu cultivar G1812 chromosome 1, Tu2.1, whole genome shotgun sequence genome:
CCTGGGTTTGGAATTTGCCAGATATAACACAGTTCCAGAATTTGCTCCAGAACGTCGAAGGGAGGGAATAACTTTCACACTCGGTTGCAGAAGAAGCCAAGCTGCGACCGGAGCTTGACCGGCACACAAGGGATCGTCATTGTCATTGGGGTTAATAATCTGAGAAAAATAAAGCAATCAGCATGTGCATTGTTTGGAGAAAAAGAAATAAACCTGAGAGAAAGGACTCACGGGAAGTGAAAAGGGTCGGACGGTTGGGATGGGTGTCCGCTGCATGCCTCAGCACAACATCCGCTTCCTCCTCGCACTTTTCTGAAGAGCTGCCTTTCTCAATCCGAAGGTAAACACCGACTTGTTGTAGGGAAGGGAGGTGCCCCATGCGGACATCCAGGTCACCGCTGGCAATATCCGACGCTCGGGCTGAGAACCGCAGGATTTCAAGTTTTGGCATAGCTCCTCGAGGAAACATAGATGGCCCCGTGAGAAAATCATGGAAGCGGCACCCTCTCAAACATGGGAATGCATTAGCACCAATGACGAATGTTTCAACACGAGTGTGCTGAGATTTGTTGACCCAAAGCCAGAGAAAACGAAGAGCGGGAAGCTTCCCGAGGATTTGAATGTCTACTTCCGGCCGCACTCTGTCCACTTCAATACTCATGGAGGAGAGGAGGGGAAACGATGATGAATTAACCCACCTAGGTAATGTGGTGGTGCATCTTTCAAACCAAATGTACCGAAGCTGTGGGGTGGGCACCCAACCATCCCAGCTGACATCAAACCTTGCATCCCCTACCCTGAAAATTGTTAGACTCTTCATTTTCCGCAGCTTGCCCAGGGACACCACCAAATAATTACACATGCTCTCATCGTTCCCATTCCAGTAAAGGAAGAGCACTCTCAGCTCGACCAGTTGCCCTAGCTCTTTCACATCCACCAATTTTCCTGTCAGCTCTTCTAGTGACGTCAGGTTCCCAATCCCGGCTGGTAACACTGAATTGGGTGCATTTAGGCATATCAAACGTCTTAGACGGACAACACTTGACGGAATCACTGCTACAGTTAATGCTAAGTCGATTATCTCCAATAACTGGAGCTTCCCTATTTCCACAGGGAGCTCACGAACAGAAGTTCCTCTTAGCCCCAGATACCTTAGGTGTAATAAATTCTCAATATGCCTAAGACCAATACTGTGGTGATTTCTCCCAAGATCACAACCTTCCAAATCCAATACACGTAAAACTTGAAAGCATGAAATAGTCTGGATTAGATCAATATTTGTTCTAAAGAGAACAATAGACCTCACTTGTGGCATACTTGTGGCATCGACCCGATGGTTGGTGGGCTCTGACATGCTGTTTTGAAAAGATAATCTGCGACTCTTCCTATGTGAAATAAGATTGCTTTGGTGAGTACCATCTACTATTGTAGCAAAGTTTTGTTCACTGGACAAGGAACATAACAGATCAAGCACCATATCATGCACACGACAAGCTTCTGCACTTCCTGCAGCATCAACATCTACTGGTTGAATCAAATTTCTATTTGCGAGCTCATTGAAGTAACTCTCTCCGAGCTCAAATAGTCCAGTTTCTTGTTCTCCACCTTGCACAAAGCCTTCGGCTATCCACATCCATATCAACCTGTCTCTCCTTATCTCAAAATCCTCTGAAAATATACTGAGATATAATAAACAAGTCTTCAAATGAGAAGGTAAATCGTAATAACTAAAGGACAATATTCTCTGCATGTCCTTCGCACTACCACCTTCCGTAAGTCCACGACCAATAGAGCCAAGTATGTTGTCCCAGTGATACTTTGGCTCTATCTGTAGATCTTGACCATTTCTAGCTAAAATACTAGCAATGGTGATGATGGCTAGTGGTACTCCGCCACATTTCTTTAAGATTTCTCTAGATACTAGCTCCAATTCAGCAGGGCAATTACTTCCATGAGGAAATATTCTTTTGTAGAAGAGTCTTTGGGAGTCATCATCAGTAAGAGGATTCATCTGATATATTATATCATCACAAGAAGAGCAACATGCTTTAGAGATGCTGCCTATGCGTGTGGTAGTCATTACTCGACTACCGAGACAGTTGTCAAAGAAAGCACACTTGATAAATTCCCATGCTTCTTCGTCCCATATGTCATCGATTACGATGAGGTACCTGTTATTTTTAAAGCATTAGTTTGCAAATCAACGAATATAACTAGGTCTATATATGTTTTGTCCATAAGTCAGCGATAAATTAATTAGGATGTGGTATTGCCAGCTCAAAATTTTTATAAAAAAGATTAATCGGTTAGAAACATATATTGTGCACAATTGGAAGATTCATATAAAACATAAACGTAAGGCCTAAACAGTGTCCATTTAATAGAACCAAAATAAAACTGACTTGGGACACGATATTTACTAACTAGCATTCATGGTCTCCTGGAAAGAATAATGACAATCTTTTGCTGCTACGTACGTACCTCCTATCTTGAAGAGATATTCTCAAGTCATCGAGGAGTTGACCCTCGTCCCTAGCAGCTTCGTTGATGGTTGCATACTTGCTCTTGTCAAGTTCATATAAGAGCTTCTTGAAAATCTTGGTCATGTCAGGATTCTGCGACATGGAAACAAAAGCTACACTATCAAACTCCACTTTGATCTTGTCATAGACTGCTTTGGCGAGAGTTGTCTTGCCCAACCCACCAAATCCAACAATAGACATGGTCCTTAAGTGGTCCTTGGACCTCTCATCACAATCACAGAGCTTCTCAGTCAAGTCATCTCTTACGTGATCTATCCCAAGGAGCTCATTGACATCTTTGTACACCGCCTTCAAGCGAGGGTCAATGGCATCACCACTACCATTGGCGTGCGCCTCAATCATATACCTTTGGCGCAACTCGCCCAACTCCTTGGCGAGCCGCTGTGCTTCTTCAATGGCGTCAGAGATCTGATGAAGAGCCTTACCCTTGGTAAAAAGTTTGGTGGTCTTTCTCAGGAACTTCTTGATTCTGTTCCTCATGTTGGTGGAGCCACCGTCATGGCCGTCCTCCTCCCCGCGCACGATGAAAGCGTCGACGGCGTCCTCCATGTTGTACGAGAGGTCCCTCACTTTGCCCGCCCAGATGAGGACCTGTTCGTCGAACTGCTCCGGTGGCTTGGCGCCTATCTTGCGTAGAACGGCGTGCATCATCTCCAACTCTGTGATCAGAGATTTGACACCTTTCTTCACGCATTTCTCCAGGTTGTACTCGTCCATGAGTAGGCTCCCGAGCTTGTTGATCAAGGGGATCAAAGCCCCCGACGCGACATCCATGGCTTGGATGAGGAAGGGTGTGTTTTCTTGCTGTGATGGAGGAATTGGGGGTGCTAATGCTAGATCTGGAGAAAGATGGTGGTGATAATGCTAGAGTTGGGGTTCCAGCTAGAGATCTATGGTGGTGGTCCAGCGGTCCATAAGTGTTGTCTTGCTGTTCGGCTGTCGCTTTCTAGTGACAACTCCATCTTTGCATCCGATGCTTTGTTAAAGTGTAACAATATACTAATAGCCAGTAATATGGTTTATTATAGTCCAGCATGAGAACTTATTGATTGTATTAGAAAAATAGTTTTTAATACAGTACAATAGTAAGCGCTCACATACACACATATACTCAATTCTATAAACGCACGAATACACACTATCCTATAAGCACGTCCGAGATACTAAGCCGGCACACCATTTTGATATTGACAAATTCGTCATATACGCCTTTGTAACGACGGGAACGTCTACTCTCACTGAACACAAATCGCTGAAAggcctgaaataaatccagaaaaatgcaACCACAAGTGTTAAGTGTAGGACTTGAAACCTGGTGTTTTTTTTTAACTGACTTAAACCTGGTTCCACCATAAAAAATCTAACCATCTGAGCTACGCTCAGTTTGTGGCAATAGGGGCATTGAGCACATCCACCTTCTCCTCCAGGTGGGCGATGATTCGAAGGGCAGAAGCAAACGACCCTCGAGGTACTCTCAGCAATCTTCTTTTCCATCTCCATGTCTTAACCAATGGCTGAAAGAGCAAGACTTGGTCACAACTAATTATGCAAATTGCTTTATCCAATTTCTAGTGAAAGCGTTGCCCCCCTCTCGGGCGACACGGGAGGCTTCAACCGCCGTCGCCGAGACCTTCCCCTGTGACCCACCTCCCCCTCCGCCGCTGCCGGTGGTCGGCGCCGGGCAAAGCCTGTGCatgtgatggcggcgccggaggGCATCTCCTCTCTCTCCCTGATCCGTGGGCGGCACCAGTGCCCAGATCTGTGGGGTGTGCCCCCTCACCCCAATGGCGCAGCGACTCCCGACGTCGGCGGGCTTGCGGCGGTGTGCGCAGGCGCCCATATCCATGGGTTCTGGTCTCCCGGTGGCGTGGCAGCTCCAGGCGGCGACGTGCTCGAGCGGCGGCAGGCTTAGGTGATGGTGTGGGCCGCGCGGTAGTGGATCGTATCGCGCTGGTCGTCGTGGAGGAATCCGGACATGGGGCGGCCACCCCAGTAGGCGTGGCGGCGGTGTCCTTGGCCGGCGGTGCTCGCGGGTGGTGGATGAACGGCGTCTTGGCTGCATGGGCGGTGAGTTGCCGGTGGATCTCCACCTCACTACATCTTCTATCCGGTTGCACCTAGTAGCTTGCAGCCTCGGCCGTCAGTCCCGTGAGTTGGCGGGAGTTGGTAGAGGTGGCTTTGGAGCAAAGGAAACTCTAGATggcccgaaagggattgacaacccctttaacacgttgggttgcgggtatttgttatttgtgtgcaggtgctgtttacgtagtgttgcgtggttcttctactggttcgataaccttggtctcatcactgaaggaaatacctaccgttgctgtgttgcatcatcccttcctttttggggaaataccgacgtagaaCAAGCCAACATCAGAGGACCGCAAGGGGCTTCACCGAGTTCTTCCTCGCGGCCGGCTACCGCCACCTCCCACGGGGATCTCCAACGATATTCCGTGTCGAGGAGGTCATCCAAAACGGGGTGGTGGTTGCTATCCTTGCCCACTTCACCAACCCCTTCGACGCCTTCTACCTGCTCGGCCGCGTGTTTTGGTGTGCCTGCGAGTTCATCGCCTTCACCACCCACAACATCTTCACGAAGTACAGCAACATCTTCCCCACCGCGTCGTGCATGCACACTCTGCCGTACCCCATCGACAACACCCCGGAGGAGCAGTGAAGGGCGCCAGGAGGAGCAAGGTGGAGGAGGAGCGAGGTGGAGAAGGCGTCGGCTATGGTTTAGAACCCTctatctttttttctttttttgaatCTATGTTATGTTATTAAGTTGTAATCGAACTATATGATCGTGCTCTGGGCTTGTTGGCCCTATCTATGCTATGTTATTAAGTTTTCTATCTATTCTACTATTAAGTTCTTGCTAGTTTGTACTTTTTTGAATtattgattgttttttgagagaTCTCGCTTTGTTCGTGAGCACCTAGTGCATCCATAGCTACACAAGCCAGCACCACGTCGTGGAAGCCACAAAGAATTAAGATATGTAGCCACCTAGTGCATGCaaccaaaaataataaaaaaatattgTTCAATTTATTTGTCGTAGCAAAACGGGTGCAGATGCTAGTGGATCGAAAAGGATAAAACGATGTTCTAAATCGAGGAGACATGCATCGGCGCATGTAGGCAGCGACCGTTGTTGCGTCCATGGTGGCTGGCGTGCACGAAAGCGGCTTGGTCGGCACGCATCGGTGCATGCAGGCAGGCTAGCTGGATACGTCGTGCATGCATTGCATGCTTCTATCGTGGCAGCGCGTGCAGGCGTTTCATACAACGGCCCAATAGTCCAACGAAACCACGGCCCAACGGGCGACATAGTCCAGCATGGCCCCACTCTCAGAGTTAACGGTCAAACCGTTGACCCGACGGCAACGTCCAGTTTGCCCATTTGTGAGGGTTTCAACCAAGGGAGTGAGGAAAAGTGAGCAAAATTTAAGTGCGTGGGAATGAATGAGTACAACTAATGAACCAGGGTCACAGATGTAACCAACTCAAATTGGAGTTTCGGTCTAAACAATGTGTGTTTCTTGGTTATAGTTCTCTTCACAAAGGGTACAAGTGTCTTCATGTTTCCTCTAACCGCGTCTACATCTCACGTGATGTGGTGTTTGATGAGAATTTTTTCCCTTTTTCCGCACTTCCGGTCACCTACACCACTCCCACTTCACCTGAGAAATCTGTTTTACCTTTGCCTGGTCAATTTGTTGATGGTGCATATACCCCCTTGTTGCTACCTAACCATGGTCCAGGTACTGGGCGCGGAGCATGCCTCGAGCTTTTGGATGAGCAGCCACCCGCGTCCTCACGGACGTCCGCCGAGCCCGCTCGTGGCGCCCCTCCGTCACCTGACGCCCCTACAGTTACGGTAGAAATAGAGGCGCTCACAGGTGGTGGATGGATGACGTCTTGACTGCGTGGCCACTGAGTTGCCGGTGGATCTCCTCCTCACTATGTCTTCTATCCCGCTCCACTTGATGGCTTGTGGCCTCGGCTGTCGGCCCCGGTGCGTTGGCGGGAGTTGGTAGAAGGGCCTTCAGACCGGAGTAAACCTGGATGGCCCGCTAGTCCTGACGGTGGCGAAGACCTCGGTTGCTGCTTTCCTTCTTGCAGGCGCCGTCGAGGTTCTCCCCTCAACTCTGATCCCATGCTCGGGTGAAGACCCAAAATCCCCTTGGATTTGGCGGCGACACAAATTGTGTCGTGTCCTTCTTGGAGGCGCCGCCTGAGGCGTTCGGTTGCTTGGTTAGAGGACTTGCTGGCGCAGGGAATGCGACCAATGATAGCATGTGGTGTTCTCTAAGGTGGAGCGGCGTGGCATGTGACGCGTCAACAACGGCGGGTCTCGGCGGCAATGGGGCAGCGGGTCTCGGTGATGGCCGTGTGTTGTTGGATGCGGTAGGATGGTGGCGCTGTGTGGCATCGTGGTGGCATCGACAACAGTTGGGCCTGACAAACATGTGTATTCATCTCTCCTAAAGATGGGACGATGGACGATGGCGGCGGCAGATTCTTCAGTGTAGGCATGTGGTGTGTGCTGAGGGTCTACTGCATCGGTTGGTACTCTTGTTTTGGTCACGAAGCGTGGGTGACCACCGGATTAGATGGTGTGTGTGGATCTGCCAAGGCACTCCTTGAGACTTGTAGGTGTAGCGACGTAGATCGCCAGGAAGGTGGCTTTGAGTTAGTCCATGTATCTACTTTGTCGGACTTtgttgaataattaataaagatgAATGTGTGCATCTTTTGATGCAGAGGCTAGGTGTAATCCTTCTTTTCGACTTTTGTTTCTTAATGTCCAGTTTCTCATAAGAGACCTAGCGTTGTTCAAAGTTGTATTGTGATCAGCCCAACCAATCGTACTACTGCATGTTAGGTGCCTACAATGACAAAGCTTGCTAGCGCCTGCACGATGACAACATACATGATATGGCCACAGTTGATAGTGGAAGAATTGGTATGCATGCTACATAAAGTCTTTCTAATTTCTAGAGTAAACTAAAATTAACAACATCAGCGTGACTTGCGCATGCCATCTACTATCTTTTAAGACTTGACTAAAAGTTATACTGGCTGATCATCCTACCTTAGTCATACATGCTTGCTGCTTGGATGGCGACATGACCGTGCTCACATCTAAGCAAGTTGGATGAATTAGTTACCTACGGTCATACTCTAGATCTTCCTAAATTATCCCAAGAGACAAATGTTTAAATAAATAATTTTTGCCAACGAATCAACCTGATACCAATCTTATCTTGTCTAATTATGCAAATACaacacatactccctccgtcctttAAAAAGTATACTTTCAATATTGTTGGAGGGTCAAACTATCTCAAAATTTGACCGCGTTTGTGCAAAAATATATTAATGTTTCTGAAACCAAATAGGTATATGATGAAAATATATTTTATTACGAATTTAATGCTACTAATTTGATGGAATAAATGTCGATGTATTATTATATAAATACGGTCAAACATAAAAATGTTTGACTTTCTAACAAAGTTGGAAGTACACTCTTcaaaaaacggagggagtaattacTAAAGAACCAGAGGAGGTCGATTATTGTGCCATGTAAGAAAAAAACTGGAACCTGAGACAGCAGCCACACAAGCTGTGGCCCCGTGACATATATGAAATAATATTGCACGCCATCCTATACTTTGACATCTATCGAGGACATATACCAAATGACACCCAACTTAATTAATCTGGCGAGTCCACAATTTAGATATAGTAATATGTGCGTCAGGCCGATGGCAGGTTACTGTTCTTGATTCAATCGATCATCCTTAACCTTTAGTGTGCTATTGGCTGCACTTCATAGAGAGTGGTATGAACTAACTAAGCGGAGTCTTTGGACTATCTACCGACCAATGGATAAAAGAGCGAGACCTCGTCACAACCAAGACGGGTTGTACTTTTTAAGGTGCAATTTGTCAGAAGAGCACTAGAGTTGTTCAAAATAGATTATCTAGTTAAGCCTACTTTTAAAAGGGTAGGAGTAACAGCTAAGCAAAAACTTTGCACTATCTCATCACAAACAAGACTAGGTGTGGTTTTCAAATTGAAATTTCTTGCAAAAAAAAAATACTACCAAATACCCAACGCGCGCAGCCTGTTCAAAGTTTTCATCGGCTAGGGACGGTAGTACACATTTCAGTTCCTTATGGTGTTCTCTTAAAAATACCATATGGTTGTGTTAGGTTCTATTTTGCAATGACAGTTACTTTCATTATGTGAAATCACTGTTCTATTATTGGTTACGTATGGTATAATCTTCATTCATTATGCTTACACGTCAAAATGTTAGATTTCTTGGTTATTATCATATTCTGGGTCTTCTTGAAATTATCCCTACATGCATATGTTTAAATAACTCGTTCATATAGATAAACGAATGTTAGAGCGGCCTTCCCTAATCCAATTATGGAATGATCATGAGATCGTTGTGCCTTGTAAAAAGTTAGATTGTGAGATACCAGCCATATGTCCAATGATAGATAAGTTATGAAATCATAAGTGTGTGTCATGATGTCGTTTTAACATCTAGCGAGGAGGACTAATGCTTGTTACACCATATGGCACCCAACTTAGATTGTCGCTCATGGTTTACATAGTAGTACACGCTAGGCTAGTCATGGTTTGTGGCGGGTTGTTGTTCTTGATTGGATCGATCATTTTAATTGTCTTGTCGTGCAATGGGCTGTTAGACTCTATTCATACCTGGCTTTTGTATATGTCTTGTATATTACATTGTACACTTCGTGTACCAGAACAAGAGCGGGACAAGACGAGTCCTTAGATGCGGTTGTATCACCTTGATAAATCAATTTAATAAAATGTCCTTTATCAAGAAAAAAACCTGTGCCTCTGTCCCCGGTGAGCTCGCCAAGCACACCCGTTTCTGGGAGCACCAAGGTCACCTctcttttttttagaaaaggaggatgatcctcggcctctgcatctgagcgatgcatacggccactttattaattattctcacaagacTTTACAAAGTAATACAATAGTAAGACTAAAGCCGCCGTCTAAGCAACAAACTGTCACTACACCTATCCACTTGATGAAGGGGCGCAGATAGcgtgggcctaataccaaacagacatcgcagccaaacctaatATCTAAGACCTGAGGACCCATCCAGGACGCCTGCCGAGCATGGGTCTCGCCGGTCCGGCGTGCTCtcagaggccgccgccgccaactaCCATCGCTTTATCTTTAGAACTGTACTGATGCATTAACCTTGCTCGGTCTAGCtatcgtcgacgccaccacgacgcccaACGGTACCTCCTCCCTGCGCGCAAACAGCTGAGCACGTCGCGGTCGCCGCTGATACACCTCAGCACCATGCTGCCAAGTACCACCACTCGACACAGCTTGAAGTCTTTGAAAGatctgtcgtgcgtagcacctgccgaccAGGCATTACTCAGCGTAGCACCTGTCGGCCAGGCATGACTTGACAGCTCCACCGAAGCTCCGTGCAAGACGAAGCCGCTCCATCTCCCGCCTCTGTCTTCCAGCGCTGCTCCACAAACGATGCTCCCAAGAGAGCGACGGCACCGTAGTACCGCCATCGTCCGATCTGGACGACcagatcctagggtttcccccgaagCAGCACGAGTGGGTTGACAACAGTTACACgacgatgccttcatcaaggtaacgacgtaaaacgccgccatcgcccgccAACGGCTCGATTTTCACCGGCAACTATGTCTCCCCGACTCGTAGCCGGGACTAGCTGAAGGATCTCGAGATCCGATCACCCAGCCGCAGGCCGATCACCTCTGACGGAAGAGATGACCACCACCGCCGACTGCACCGGTCAGAACAGATCTGACAGAGGTGCCGCCTACGCGACCACCAGGCcctccacgccgccgccgccgatccaAAGGCAGATGgcgcgccgccatcgccgccgaccgcagtgccgccgccgcccgaacAGGGCTGGTCGCCGCGCCCGCAGCCCGCGCTGCCTCCGACGCCGCCGTGCCACAGCCATCGCCGTTGCCGATCGGATCTGAGGTGCCTCCACACATTCGGGGATCCGCACAACCCCAGATCCACGGGAGAGAGGTGATGTCCTCCGCCACCGCCGTCGGCCCCCGGGCTTAGACCGGCGGCGTCccccggcggcggcggagggtgGGGAGGAAGGAGCATGCGCCCCCGGCGGCTGGGTAGGGAGCCGCCCGAGCCGCCCTAGCGGGGACGACGCGGGGGCTGGGGCTCCTACAGGGGCTCCTCTTAGCCTGTTCTTGTCTTCTCAGACAGTCCCTGTCTCCTGGTTAGTGCTTTCTCGTGGTGTTTGAATCCATGGACCATGGTACGCTGCATATAAGAATTGTTGGAGTGTTGTACTAGAATTCAGGAACATTGATTTCATCATGCATGATTTTCTAATAATAATTCAGTACAGACGGTACAGCCTAGACGACGGACATCTTTTATATGAACAGCTGATCGTCACTCAGGGGACGTAGGTATATATCTTTCATATGAAGTTTCCTGTTATTTCTGCCGTGATTTCTTCTAGCTCGATATAGATTACAGTCACATATATAGCAGACCAGCATGCGTCAACCATGTCAAATTGATAACCACTGTCATAGCAATTCAATGCTGCAGTTTCCGTCCAAACTCTGAATCTTGATGTGAGGCTAGTGTTCTGCTAGTCAAGGGTGTTGGTGACTAGTAATAAGACGATACATTCTTTGGCTCTTCCTAATTATGTGGTAGTAGTATTGGACCATTGGGTCATGCACTGTCCGTTCTTAGGATTTGGTTTGGTATGTGTTAACATTATAATTCCAAATAGCATCTTATACGGTTGGAGGGTGGTAACGCTTCGGCCGCTATTTGTCATGGCCCGCTATTTAAAACTTATTACCTCATACGGAGTATTGAACACCGTAGCAGAACCAACGATACAAGCAGGATCAAAACGCTCATTTATCATCTTCTACTTACATAGATGACAGTCTACATGCATTTTCCTTTGCTTTGGCTGTCATACAATTGCTTGACTACAGAGTTTACATGCATTTTATTCTCGGCGAAAATATAGGTTGGATCTGCCTAGTGTTTAAGCCCATCAAGGTTCGATCTCGACGGTGTCTTCAGTTTGTTCAGTTTCGTCAGTTAACACTGGCAGTGTTATTTCTCCAGCAAACTTTGCAGCTGCGGTGCGTGCGCCCGTGCGAAGCCAGAATGTTGATTGTGTTTCCTTGTATAGCTACTGCAAAGCCATGTAAACCTCCAATGAAACTACGCGATGAAAGATTCTCGCGGAGAAAGGTAACTATATCTTCTGCATGCATTTTCTTTGGTTCAACTGCATGCATTTTGTGTGTTGAACCAAGCAAAATGCATGCAAAAAGGTAACTATAGCAGTAGCAACTACAATGTCCTCATCTAAATTTTACACATCCAGAATTGCCAACGCAACAGCTTGCCAAAGCCATGTTCGTCACTTGTCTTCGTCTTTGTGCTAGTCCACAGAAACTACAGGCAGTAACTGTCGCTGCAGGAGCTAGAATATAAACAGATACACTCTAGCAGAAGACTGCCATGCCAGAGCACATTTTGTTAATCTGAATAATACATACACTAGTGCAGGCCTTTTGATAACTTGTGGCCTGATTTTTCTCAGGCTAGTTAATAGACTGAAATGAAGCGACTACTATGGGAATGTTTATAAAGCAACCAAAATAAGCCTGAGAAGCCAATCATGCTACAAGGTTTCAGATTCTCCAGCAAATTCATTTAATGTTGCCATTTGTGATCAACTGTCGGTGGTTGAAACTTGAAAAAAAACTGTCGCCGGACTGGCCTTGTCTTGCTTCAGGAACAAAAGGCACACTATTACAAGGTTTCATTTCTTATTTGACCAGGCAACAGTTTTGTAGGGTCTTGCTGTTGAACACACGCCTCATGGAGTCAGAAAAAGAGAGCTAAGACGCCAGCATCGTTTCCTGGGCAGCGCCTCAGCTCTGGTTATTCCTCTATGGACAGCTGTCCCGCTCCTGCAGCTGCACCGACCAAACAAAGCATTAGATAGCTCCCGTACAAACGAATTAAGTTGTATCTTTCGATGTCTAATTTATCTCTACCGTTTCTGAAATTTGTCAGAAATATCAAAGTTCTTATGAATGATCATTTTGAATTCTATAATAATTCTTCCAACAGCCACGCTATGAATAGAATTACTTACTCTACAAACCCCTAGGTTTACAGCAATTTGTACAAAAATTTGTGATATTTTTCTGCAACAGTTTACAACCCAAGCATTTACGACATCCTAATCAGATATTTAATATATATCTACCACTCTTATAAGAATTATGACATAATAAACACAATTTTAAGAGCTTGTATTTATGGTTTTACAACCCCTGCTGCCAAATAACACAATAATTCACTTAAATCAAATGCTTACATTTACACCTTGCCTTCACCACTTTCATCCTCCAGATCTGTCGTGCTATGAAGGATTTTGTATACTGTGGAACAAAGAGGAAATATAGACTGGCTAATCATAAGCTTACAATAGTACAACAGTACAACTTACACACATTATTATAGACTATTTTATAAGGTTACAGCAGCGCAGTACAACTTACATAAATtattataaactattttattgTCAAATAAAAATGCAATGTGTAAAACTAAATTAAATGAAAATTT
Coding sequences within it:
- the LOC125532509 gene encoding disease resistance protein RGA5-like produces the protein MDVASGALIPLINKLGSLLMDEYNLEKCVKKGVKSLITELEMMHAVLRKIGAKPPEQFDEQVLIWAGKVRDLSYNMEDAVDAFIVRGEEDGHDGGSTNMRNRIKKFLRKTTKLFTKGKALHQISDAIEEAQRLAKELGELRQRYMIEAHANGSGDAIDPRLKAVYKDVNELLGIDHVRDDLTEKLCDCDERSKDHLRTMSIVGFGGLGKTTLAKAVYDKIKVEFDSVAFVSMSQNPDMTKIFKKLLYELDKSKYATINEAARDEGQLLDDLRISLQDRRYLIVIDDIWDEEAWEFIKCAFFDNCLGSRVMTTTRIGSISKACCSSCDDIIYQMNPLTDDDSQRLFYKRIFPHGSNCPAELELVSREILKKCGGVPLAIITIASILARNGQDLQIEPKYHWDNILGSIGRGLTEGGSAKDMQRILSFSYYDLPSHLKTCLLYLSIFSEDFEIRRDRLIWMWIAEGFVQGGEQETGLFELGESYFNELANRNLIQPVDVDAAGSAEACRVHDMVLDLLCSLSSEQNFATIVDGTHQSNLISHRKSRRLSFQNSMSEPTNHRVDATSMPQVRSIVLFRTNIDLIQTISCFQVLRVLDLEGCDLGRNHHSIGLRHIENLLHLRYLGLRGTSVRELPVEIGKLQLLEIIDLALTVAVIPSSVVRLRRLICLNAPNSVLPAGIGNLTSLEELTGKLVDVKELGQLVELRVLFLYWNGNDESMCNYLVVSLGKLRKMKSLTIFRVGDARFDVSWDGWVPTPQLRYIWFERCTTTLPRWVNSSSFPLLSSMSIEVDRVRPEVDIQILGKLPALRFLWLWVNKSQHTRVETFVIGANAFPCLRGCRFHDFLTGPSMFPRGAMPKLEILRFSARASDIASGDLDVRMGHLPSLQQVGVYLRIEKGSSSEKCEEEADVVLRHAADTHPNRPTLFTSHY